In Sulfurimonas hongkongensis, a single genomic region encodes these proteins:
- the waaF gene encoding lipopolysaccharide heptosyltransferase II, producing the protein MRILIILPNWLGDAIMATPAIELLAKYYHNPKFTFVGSHVSIEALKHHPLCERAIVDETKKAPNRFLATYKLARELGEFHLAISFRNQLHATLLLRFSKTVTCISRRSWHSMFLLSHTPNIKTNQHLVKQYAKLAMCDVDSWDGEALKLKLYIEPKLFDKPTLGINAGATYGSAKRWYPKRFAEVAREFSDRYDIIIFGGPNEVDVANEIESYLKSFNINNYKNLAGKTDIKELCANIAGCSLFVTNDSGPMHAAAAYQVPTVAIFGPTRHKETSQWMNEKNSLIRHEMECSPCMKRECPLKHHECMKSITSLEVIETIKGMDT; encoded by the coding sequence ATGAGGATACTAATTATTTTACCAAATTGGTTAGGAGATGCCATCATGGCTACTCCCGCCATTGAGCTTCTAGCAAAATACTATCATAACCCTAAATTTACCTTTGTTGGTAGCCATGTTAGCATCGAAGCTCTAAAGCATCATCCACTTTGCGAACGTGCCATAGTAGATGAGACAAAAAAAGCACCAAACAGATTTTTAGCTACATACAAACTAGCTCGTGAACTAGGCGAATTTCATCTGGCTATAAGCTTTAGAAACCAACTTCATGCAACTCTTCTTTTAAGATTTAGCAAAACAGTTACTTGCATCTCAAGACGCTCATGGCACTCCATGTTTTTACTCTCTCACACTCCAAACATCAAGACCAATCAGCATCTTGTAAAACAGTATGCCAAGCTTGCGATGTGTGATGTTGATAGTTGGGATGGAGAGGCTTTAAAACTAAAGCTCTATATTGAGCCAAAACTCTTTGATAAACCAACTTTAGGAATAAACGCAGGTGCCACTTATGGAAGTGCAAAACGCTGGTACCCAAAAAGGTTTGCAGAGGTCGCTCGTGAGTTCTCAGATAGATACGATATCATAATCTTTGGCGGACCAAATGAGGTTGATGTAGCGAATGAGATAGAGTCGTATTTAAAATCTTTCAATATAAATAACTACAAAAATCTAGCGGGAAAAACAGATATAAAAGAGCTTTGTGCAAACATAGCAGGCTGTTCTTTATTTGTCACTAATGATAGTGGTCCTATGCACGCCGCAGCTGCATATCAAGTACCTACAGTTGCCATTTTTGGACCAACAAGGCACAAAGAGACTTCACAATGGATGAATGAAAAAAACTCCCTTATAAGACATGAGATGGAGTGTTCACCTTGTATGAAGCGAGAGTGTCCACTTAAACATCATGAGTGCATGAAGAGCATCACGTCTTTAGAGGTTATAGAGACAATCAAGGGCATGGATACCTAA
- a CDS encoding LTA synthase family protein codes for MVHKNQFTQISSLILFSFLVLMSIRLTLYNFYTEDFADLSTTEFYASLFMGFRVDMITIFTFSSIFVLALIFLKRPKHRAIVALLWAVILNIIFVISFSDVLYYDYIHRHISNEIFHLGDDMDIIINMAFGSMLFYTLGASLLSALFLYSVYRFFSHCPKEFISSKKLALFTFITILVIFLGIRNNLGGKSFGSSDAFAVNKVSSGNLALNGFFTIYRTAKKTAKHNLMSLEDAIKISKDALKTPNAPFVDKEYPLLRKYPFKSVQKYNVVIILLESFGAEHVDGFTRYKELNVTPYFKKLSEEGLKFTNFYSNGYRSIFGITSIFTGITIPAGAQYLGKGLELSNLSYLGNVAKENGYSTLSMQASNGRSYRVDAVSALSGFDEYYGAGDMPNVEVVDEGRGPLTGTYDFNMLDFYHKKLNTLKEPFLSFAFTSSTHSDFYLPSAKFERYPHDLKNYNGALNAYIYADDSIKRFMESVKSEPWFDRTIFIFTSDHGSGDALNPIARKYRPDDKPLMPIEHFRIPLIIYAPKIFQPKEIKTLGGHNDIFPTIVDMLGLKAEITTMGSSLFDKDISERFVYFYAGNLIGLITNSGYIKYNFKNIVEKDVENENLIAKMKKLLFAIDTAEAGLLEKNRWTK; via the coding sequence ATGGTGCATAAAAATCAATTCACCCAAATATCTTCGCTAATCCTGTTTAGTTTTTTAGTTCTAATGTCCATCAGACTAACTCTTTATAACTTCTACACAGAGGACTTTGCAGATCTAAGCACTACTGAATTTTACGCGTCACTCTTTATGGGCTTTCGTGTAGATATGATAACGATTTTTACTTTTTCTTCTATCTTTGTTTTAGCTCTAATTTTTCTTAAAAGACCTAAACACAGAGCTATAGTTGCTCTTCTTTGGGCTGTCATCTTAAACATTATCTTTGTTATTAGTTTTAGTGATGTACTTTACTATGACTATATACATAGACATATCTCAAACGAGATTTTTCATTTAGGTGATGATATGGATATTATCATCAACATGGCGTTTGGCTCTATGCTTTTTTACACTCTTGGTGCATCTCTTTTAAGTGCTCTATTTTTATACTCTGTTTATAGATTTTTCTCGCATTGTCCTAAAGAGTTTATCTCTTCAAAAAAGTTAGCCCTTTTCACCTTTATAACTATCCTAGTTATATTTCTTGGCATCAGAAACAACCTAGGAGGCAAGAGTTTTGGAAGTAGTGATGCCTTTGCGGTAAACAAAGTAAGTAGTGGAAACTTAGCACTCAATGGTTTTTTTACCATTTATAGAACTGCTAAAAAAACAGCTAAACATAATCTTATGAGTCTTGAAGATGCCATAAAGATAAGTAAAGATGCGCTAAAGACTCCAAATGCACCTTTTGTAGATAAAGAGTATCCACTCCTTCGTAAATATCCTTTTAAGAGTGTCCAAAAGTACAATGTTGTTATAATTCTTTTAGAATCTTTTGGGGCTGAGCATGTTGATGGATTTACTCGTTACAAAGAGTTAAATGTAACTCCTTACTTTAAAAAACTAAGCGAGGAAGGTCTAAAGTTTACAAACTTCTACTCAAATGGCTACCGCTCAATTTTTGGTATAACTTCTATCTTTACAGGCATCACTATTCCAGCTGGAGCTCAATATTTAGGCAAAGGTTTAGAACTCTCTAACCTCAGCTATCTTGGGAATGTTGCAAAAGAAAATGGCTACTCAACTCTCTCTATGCAAGCTTCTAACGGACGTTCATATAGAGTAGATGCAGTAAGTGCACTATCTGGTTTTGATGAATATTATGGTGCAGGAGATATGCCAAATGTTGAAGTTGTAGATGAGGGCAGAGGTCCACTCACTGGAACATACGACTTCAATATGCTTGACTTTTACCATAAAAAACTAAACACCCTAAAAGAGCCTTTTTTAAGCTTTGCCTTTACTAGCAGCACTCACTCAGATTTTTATCTCCCAAGTGCAAAATTTGAGAGATATCCACATGATCTTAAAAACTATAATGGAGCTCTAAATGCTTACATATATGCAGATGACTCTATAAAGCGCTTTATGGAGAGTGTAAAGAGTGAGCCGTGGTTTGATAGGACTATTTTTATCTTTACCTCAGATCATGGAAGCGGAGATGCACTAAATCCTATTGCAAGAAAGTATCGCCCAGATGACAAACCCTTAATGCCAATAGAACATTTTAGGATTCCGCTTATAATCTACGCTCCAAAGATTTTTCAACCAAAAGAGATTAAAACTTTAGGTGGACATAACGATATTTTTCCAACAATAGTAGATATGCTGGGTCTAAAGGCTGAGATAACAACGATGGGAAGCTCACTCTTTGATAAAGATATAAGTGAGAGATTTGTCTATTTTTACGCTGGAAATCTTATAGGTCTCATCACTAACAGTGGCTATATAAAGTACAACTTTAAAAATATAGTTGAAAAAGATGTAGAAAATGAAAATCTTATAGCTAAAATGAAGAAACTTCTTTTTGCAATAGATACAGCAGAAGCTGGACTTTTAGAAAAAAACAGGTGGACAAAATGA
- a CDS encoding NAD(P)/FAD-dependent oxidoreductase → MYDYLIIGAGAAGCSIAHFLKKAGKNVAIIDRDGVASGASGAAGAFLSPLAGKKNLYNSFVNDSLSFSLDFYKKLSSESLIKRGVLRVADKNFSKETLNELKNEHYSSKKLQTLCSDFKEIEGFFYKNAGHINPAEISKKMIAECDFYKKEIVELTYKEGVYEADGVRAKSVILTQGVSSSLVDAPYIEINPIFGLRLDAKTTTKIPFNIHKSISISTNKKDNTIAIGATQQRHDSTQMLCNTSCDKCSFYVDDQKAQVEYLLKKAYELIELKDLEVIKTYKGARASIKSYFPVVGELIDYEATLEKHPSIKNGTKIPKESLLYHQNIYIINALGSRGFVFAPYLAKILSQYLLEKKEIADEISTQKLFFKYARKKRD, encoded by the coding sequence GTGTATGATTACCTCATAATAGGAGCGGGAGCAGCAGGCTGTAGCATCGCTCATTTTTTAAAAAAAGCTGGAAAAAATGTAGCCATCATAGATAGAGATGGCGTTGCTTCAGGTGCCAGTGGTGCTGCTGGTGCATTTCTCTCCCCACTTGCAGGAAAGAAAAATCTTTATAACTCTTTTGTAAACGACTCACTTAGCTTTTCTTTAGACTTTTATAAAAAACTATCAAGTGAGTCTCTTATAAAAAGAGGAGTTTTGAGAGTTGCAGATAAAAACTTCTCAAAAGAGACTCTAAATGAGTTAAAAAATGAACACTACTCATCAAAAAAACTTCAAACTCTTTGTAGTGATTTTAAAGAGATTGAAGGCTTTTTTTATAAAAATGCTGGACATATAAATCCAGCTGAGATTTCAAAGAAAATGATAGCGGAATGTGACTTTTACAAAAAAGAGATAGTAGAGCTAACATATAAAGAAGGAGTATATGAAGCTGATGGAGTAAGAGCAAAAAGCGTCATACTAACTCAAGGGGTAAGTAGTTCCTTAGTTGATGCTCCATATATAGAGATAAACCCTATTTTTGGACTAAGACTAGATGCAAAAACAACTACAAAAATCCCTTTTAATATCCATAAATCTATCTCCATCTCTACAAATAAAAAAGATAACACTATAGCCATCGGAGCTACTCAGCAAAGGCACGACTCTACTCAAATGCTTTGCAATACAAGTTGTGATAAATGCAGTTTTTACGTAGATGATCAAAAGGCACAAGTTGAGTATCTTCTAAAAAAAGCATACGAGCTAATAGAGTTAAAAGATTTAGAAGTTATAAAAACATACAAAGGTGCTAGAGCTAGCATAAAGAGTTATTTTCCTGTAGTTGGAGAGCTTATAGATTATGAGGCTACACTAGAGAAACATCCATCTATAAAAAATGGAACAAAAATTCCAAAAGAGTCTCTACTCTACCATCAAAACATCTATATCATAAATGCTTTAGGCTCAAGAGGTTTTGTTTTTGCTCCATACTTAGCAAAGATTTTGAGCCAATACCTCTTAGAAAAAAAAGAGATTGCTGATGAGATATCAACACAAAAATTATTTTTTAAGTACGCTAGAAAAAAAAGAGATTAA
- a CDS encoding YfaZ family outer membrane protein, protein MLKKLGLIALCAASAFAMHNVELNINDKDLEFGAKVDMGQFNEAVDPDTVFIGAKILHGDEDHSDFNDNGDMNAYYEANFLMQKRVGSSDLVLGLGIKLNGTKNFSSIPLGIEATYKILNGAIPLYLKGAAYYAPEVLSMQDAESFLEYRVSLDVELITNGYVTVGYRSIDTNYDSNKGGDINYNRSAYIGVRFAF, encoded by the coding sequence ATGTTAAAAAAACTTGGACTAATAGCACTTTGTGCAGCTTCTGCTTTTGCAATGCACAATGTAGAGCTAAATATTAACGATAAAGATTTAGAATTTGGTGCAAAAGTTGATATGGGTCAGTTCAATGAAGCAGTTGATCCTGATACTGTTTTTATAGGTGCTAAGATACTTCATGGCGATGAAGATCATAGTGATTTTAATGACAATGGTGACATGAATGCCTATTATGAAGCTAACTTTCTTATGCAAAAAAGAGTTGGATCTTCAGACTTAGTTTTAGGTCTGGGTATTAAATTAAATGGGACTAAAAACTTTAGCAGTATTCCACTAGGAATAGAAGCTACTTATAAAATACTTAATGGTGCGATTCCACTATATCTTAAGGGAGCTGCATATTATGCACCTGAAGTTCTATCAATGCAAGACGCAGAAAGCTTTTTAGAGTACCGTGTGTCCTTAGATGTTGAGTTAATCACTAATGGATATGTAACTGTTGGGTATAGATCAATAGATACTAACTATGATAGTAACAAAGGCGGAGATATAAATTATAATAGATCTGCTTATATTGGGGTAAGATTCGCTTTTTAA